The DNA segment TACCCAAAACATACAGGCGGCTTATTCAATAATTTCAGGTACAAATCTTTTGATTTTCAGTTCCTACTTCAATGGTCGTACGATTTCGACATCCTGAACGGCAATGCATCAGAATTCGGCAGCATTTATCAGACCAACAGAAATGGACTAAAGTCACTTAACAAAATCTGGACGCCCACTAACCCGGAAACAAACATCGGTGGCATGAGATACGACGGTGTAAATTTGCTGACTCCTTTTGGTTACAAATTAGATTCACGTCATATAGAAGATGGTTCTTATTTAAAACTTAAAACGGCAGCACTGGGCTATAACTTCTCCAGTCAGTTGTTAAAGAAATTTAGTATTAAGAAGTGCAGGCTCTCGCTTTCTGCTCAGAATCTTTATACCTGGACCAAGTATACCGGTTATGATCCGGATGTATCTGTAGGAAGATACGGGGCCCTAACCCCCGGATTGGATTATTCCGCATACCCGCAAAGTGTGACCATATCAGGCGGAATAGACTTTACATTTTAGAACCTTTAAAAATAAAATATAGACTGATGAAAAAGGGCAATACATATATCACCATAGCTTTTCTAGTAATTTTTACTTTAAGTGGCTGTAATAAATTCCTGGAGCTGGACCCAGAGTCGTCCTGGAAAGAGGAAACCTTTTACGCTTCTAAAGAGGAGGCCAATTTAGCCCTGTCGGGAATTTATAGCCAGCTGTCTAAAGAAGATTTATATGGATATAAATTCAATGTCACCTTAGAAGCGGGGACAGATGAAACCTATACAAACGACCCTTCCCCGAACTGGAATGCGGCAAAATACGCTTATACATCTTCAAGTGATGAAATCAAAAATGCCTGGTTAAAGTTCTATACCTGCATTCAGCTGGTCAACCAGTTTGAAAAAAATTTAAAAAAGGAATTGTTTGCTACCGAGCAATACAATAATCTTCTGGCGAAAGCCCGCTTTATGAGGGCTTTCAGTTATTATAACCTGGCCAGCTGGTTTGGGCCGGTACCACTAAGGTTAACGCCAAGTACATCCCAGGAAGATAACAATGTTCCTCCTTCTCCTGCTCTGGATGTTTATAAACAGGCAGAGCAGGATTATTTATTCGCCGCCGAACATTTGGAACATGCCAATAGCCCCAGCTATATACCAGGTGAACCAAACAAGATGGCTGCACATGGCTTGCTAGCCCGTCTTTATTTAAAAATGGGGGGTTACCAGCCTTATTTATCTCCCAGCGACGCGAACTGTTATTTTGAAAATCCTCAGCAATATTTTGAAAAGGCCAAGGCACAATGTGAAATCATAATCAATGATGGCTGGCACCGGATTGTTCCCTATGCTACCGACAGCAAAAGCTACCGAACACACTTCTTAACTTATTTACAGGACAAATATGATTTAAAGGAAAGCTTGTTTGAAATTTCTTTCGGCAATTTATACAGCATGGGAATAGCCGTTAGCGGCAGGCTGGGCAATATCAATGGTGTTGAGTTCGTGGGAACGTCAACTATTCCAAGAGGCTTTGCCAATATCAATGTTGCGCTACCGGTATACGATGCCTATTCAATGGGCGATGCCAGAAGAGAGTGGAGCATAGCGGGATACCGGAACAAATATTCCACTTCAACACAGCTTTACACTATGAATTACATGTTCAATAATCCCTTACATTTCGAATATGGTATTGGAAAATTCAGAAGATGGGAACCTGCAAACCTTGAGGAGTTAAAAACTAAAGTTAGTGTGACCAATGCTAACTATACGATTCTAAACAATACTACAGGCTCAGATACAGACCCTAACTATACCAGTATAAATTTCCCGATATTGAGGTATTCTGATGTATTGCTCATGCATGCAGAGGCCATTATTGGCGGAAGGTTTGGAACTAATGCCGCAAATTCGGCGGCGGTAAACAGTCTTAATGTGGTGAGAGAAAGAGCCGGATTAGAACCTTATACCGGCAGTTTAAACCATACTGACTTTTTTAATGAGCTTGTAGATGAAAGATTGAGGGAATTATGCTTTGAAGGACTTCGTAAGCAAGACCTGATCCGCTGGAATTTATTGGAAGATAAACTGAAAGCAACCAATCAAAAAATAAAGAACAACCCGCTTTTTCTGGCCAACGATCAATATCACCAAACTTATTTAGAACCGGGAAATAATTTTAACAGGACAAAACACTTACTTTTACCTTATCCACTGCAAGAAACATTAATCAATACCAAGCTAAAACAAAGGTTAGGTTGGTAAACAGTTGGTCAAGAAAACATAGAAATGAAAGTTAAAGACATTTTAAAAATACTTTTTGTAAGCTTAGCCCTTATTTATTGTGTTCAGGTAAAGGCGCAAAATGCAGGTATTATACCTTCTTATAATTATTCCCAAATAACGGAACATCCCAGGCTTTTACTGGTCAAAGGAGAAGAAAATGCTTTAAAAGCATCGATCCAAAGAAATCCGGAGTTTAAAATCGTAGATACCTATATCAGGCAGGTGGCAGATCAACTGCTTTCTGAAAAGCCTTTGGTGTTTAAAAAAGATGGTAAAAGACTGCTGGCAGTTTCCAGAAAAGCACTTACAAGGTTATATTATCTGTCTTACAGTTACCGGATATCAAAAGATATCAAATACCTGAACAGGGCGGAAACAGAGCTCAATGCCATTTGTGATTTTGAAAGTTGGAATCCTTCACATTTTTTAGACGTAGGGGAAATGTGTATGGCTGTTTCTTTAGCGTATGACTGGTTATACAGTGATTTAAAGGAAAGTACGAAAAAAAATGTGCGCAAAGCGATTCTGGAAAAAGCCTTTGCCCCTTCCTACGTAAAAGAAGATGCCTGGTTTTTGGAAAGAAACAACAACTGGAACTCTGTTTGTAATGCTGGCCTGGTGTACGGGGCCCTGGCCATTTTAGAAGATGAAAAAGAGCAGTCGGTAGCCATTATTGAACGGGCTTTAAAATCCAATGTTTTACCATTACAGGCTTATGCACCAGATGGAAATTATCCCGAAGGACCAGGTTACTGGAACTATGGTACCTCGTTCCAGGTGATGTTGTTTGCTGCATTGGAAAGCGCATTCGGCTCTGATAAAGGTTTGTCCAAAGCTCCTGGTTTTATGGCTTCCGCCCATTACATGGCCTTCTCTTCTGGGCCATCAGGAAATTACTTCAACTATTATGATTGTGGAAGAGAGATTACTTCATGTTCTTCTATGTTTTGGTTTGCAAACAAATTAAACGATCCATCATTGATATTTCCAGAAATAGCTTTAATCAACAATGGCGTGTATACCCGTGCAGATCAGTCTGATATTGAACGGATTTTACCCAATGTACTTATTTTTGGGAGAGACCTGACTTTATCAAAAGTAAAGTTACCATCAAAACAAATATTTACAGGACATGGAATTACACCCGTTGCTATTGTACGTACAAATTGGGAAAGCGGAGCGGGTAAATTTTTAGGAATTAAAGGGGGCAGCGCTGCTGACGGACATGCGCACATGGATCAGGGAACGTTTGTATACGATGTTGGCAGATTAAGATGGGCCATGGATTTCGGGATGCAGAGCTACATCACGATGGAATCTAAAGGTGTAGACCTATGGAACATGGCCCAGAATTCTCAAAGATGGGATATCTTCAGGTACAATAATTTGAATCATAATACCCTAAGTATCAACAACCAACGTCATAATGTTAGTGGCAGGGCTGAAATTATTGAAGCTTTTGAAAATAAGAATGAGCTGGGTGCCAAGCTAGACCTAAAGTCCGTCTTGAATTTTAACGATGAATTGAAAACTGCCACCAGGAAAGCCAGCATCATAGACGATTCGTATTTGAAAATAGAAGATTTTGTGGAAACAAATGCCAAACCTGTAGACTTAAGATGGAACATGGTTACCCCTGCCCTGGCTCAGATTGTCGATAAAAATACCATTAAACTTTCCCAGCAGGGAAAAACCATGTTTTTGAAGTTCAACGCCGATGTTCCGTTTAAACTAGTCATCCGACCTTCGGAAAACCCCAGCCAATACAAATGTGAGTTTGGAGATTACAAGTATGGCGATTACAACCAGCAAAATAAGGGGACAGTGATGCTTGGCTTTGATTCAAAAATCCCGGCGAATAAAGCTGCCAGGTTTACGGTGACACTTGTAGAAGGGAAACCAGATATGTTATTGAAAAAGAACACCATCATTCTTGATGCTCCAGACCCTAATACTGCATCTTATGGAAGTAATGTTTTTTATGATGTTTCTCCTATCGGCGTTAGCAGCACAGGTGAGTTATATCCAATTGAAACTCCAGACTGGAATATTTATGGCCATGTAGACGTAAAAAACCTGTTTGATAAGGTTTTTAAATTTCGGATTGATGCTAAAAGAATTACTGCAGCAGGGATTGTTAATACCGGAATTGATAGATCTTTGAATGGGCAGTTGGGTGTTAGAGGGGGGGAAAGTACTGGAATTGATAAAAATGAAGGATACCTGCTGAGTCTTGATTTAAGGGATTTAGCGACTTCGGTAACGATTGAGCTTACAAAAATTGGTTTTACTTACCTGGATGCTTCAGAATCTTGTACGCTTGTTAATCGTCAAAATCCGGGAAAGATGATGGTGTTTACTGGAAATGATAGTAAAAAAATAGAAGAGGTTAAAATAACATCCGTCCATAAAAGACAATTTGTAGATGTTTCCAGTTTGGGCATTTCCTTCAAAGGTGGTTCAGATAATCCAGAGTTTTTGTCGTTTTTTAATACCGGCGATAAAGGAAATTTTAGAGTATCTGGTTTTGAGTTTATAGTAAAGTAATTTCGAAGTTTCTTTCTACTACTTTATCGCAATTGAACCCACTTCGGCCATTTTTTTAATCTAATGTAACAATCTGATTTCAAACAGCAAAAACGCGTATCTCCATTTTCGCCACAGAACAATAGAAGTTTTGCAGTTTTTATTAAATTAAGCCATGCAGAATACAGGTTTTAACCAATTGCGCAGTGTTTTTGCATTCTGCCTTGGTTAAAATATTTTTCCGATGCTGTTTCACCGTTGATTCAGCGATAAATAATTTATTGGCTATTTCTCCACTGTTCAGACCTTTAGAAATATTTTTAATGATATCGATCTCCCTTTTTGAGAATGAAATCGGCACTTCCGTATTTTCGTCAATACTCAAATTCATAAACGAGGGTTCGCCATGTAAACCGATAAGTGAAATCTTATAGTTGGGTGTATGACCAAGATGGTCGATCCGGGTATTGATAATTAGCGACTTCCCATACCCCCCAGTTTCATCTAAAGTAAGCATCAGTGCCTGATGGTTAAATAAAACATAATTTCCGTTTTTTAACCTGACTCTATAATTGTAATTAATCTTATAGCTCATTAGCTTATCTCTGCCAACCTTGTTTACAAAGAACGTAGTTAAAAATTCTTCTGCTTTTATAACAAATTTAATGTCGTCCGGATGGAGCAAACACAATATGTCGTTAATTGTGATGCTCCCAGGATTCAGGTCATAAATTTCATAAACTGAGTCACTGACATGGGAAATAGACATATCATAGAAATCGATGATGAAAAAAGAAATCGGGCCCGTACTTACAATGGAATTAGTTAATTCATTAAAAGAGATTTGGTGGCCGTCCGTTACGTTTATTGATCTATGAGCAGCCCAGACATTGTGGAGCGTTTGTATTTCAGCCTTCATCTAGATTGAATTTGAACAAATAATTTCTGTTTTCAAATGTAGCTAAATGTGATTACTTATGCTATACTTACCTGAGTATTCCGCGGAAGCGCTTTTTCACCATGCCCGTTATATAAGTTCTAAGAAGGTTTCACAAAACATTGATATCTATTTTATTGCGGAAGATCATATTGGGTGATATCTATCAAAAGCATGCTATTATTCATGCGGTGTTCAAAGATAATCTTGCTTACGGTGGCGGTATATTTAGAACACCTTACATCGATCCAACATTTAAAGATAAACACTGATAATCAAAAAGAAAGGACTGCTCATCTATGAACAGTCCTTTCAAATTTCGGGGACCGATCCCCTTTGTACCCTGGAAGGGACTCGAACCCCTGACCCACGGTTTAGAAAACCGTTGCTCTATCCAGCTGAGCTACCAAGGCATCTCCCGTTAGGAGCGGCAAAGATAGCCGTTAAGAAGTAAACACGCAAATTTAAATTGCTATTTTCTTTTGTGGAAACTGGGTCGTATGGCTACTGATCAGATTTAAAATGTAATCATCAGAGGGATAAGGCTGTAACACAGACTTCAGCATTTCCGGGCCCGCAATATCAGTATGGTAAGAAATATAGCCCATCCCGTAAAATTTACCCTGCTCTACCAAAAGACAACTTTGCTCTTCTTCAGTCCTCCCCTTATCTATCACAGCAAAGGTAGGAAGGATTGAACTTAAATATTCAATGGCATATTTTACCCTTACGTTATAGGAGGCGGCAGACTCTATGCCAAGACAGGCTCCACTACATTTTCCTTCGTTATGGCCGGTACATGCATCTCTGTTTTTTTGAATGAAGCACAGTTTTTCACAGAGCTTGTGTTCCTTGATCAACCTCCTCAATAAATTATGCCCCTCGACCAAGGAATTAAAGCTATATAGTACAGGCACACGTTTTTTGTAGGTATCAATCCCAAGTCTCATATAACCCTTTTGGTCTTCAAAAACATACAATCCATATTTCTGTTCATAACGCTTCAAAGCACGATTATTTTCGGGCCATAACCGCTTGATCTCGGCCGCTTCAAGGATAAAAGCCATAAGCTCCGTCCCGCAAATCTCAAAATCAATGCTATGGATATTTTTAAGAAATTCCTGACGCTGTTTTCCCGAATTATTACCGGTAAAATGGGAACAAACCCTTTTCAGAATATTTTTAGCCTTCCCAACGTAAACAACAATTCCCTTTTGGTCTCTAAAATAGTAAACACCGGGTACCTGAGGAAGCTTATCTATCTGGGTCCTGGAAAGATGAGGTGGCAAAACCTGCTCTTTTGAAGCGCGGCTTAAAGTCTGGACTATAATCCCCTCCAGATCAGTCTTTAACAATAGTGTTAAAAGTTCGGCTGTCGCCCTGGCGTCCCCACCGGCTCTATGCCGGTCATGAATGGCTATATTTAACGCATTACACAGTTTACCCAAACTATAAGAACTATAGCCAGGAAACAACTTCCTGCTCAGCCTAACCGTGCATAGTTTTTTACAGCGAAGGTCATAACCGGATAAGCTTAAATGGTGTTTTATAAATGAAAAATCGAAATTCACATTATGTGCAACAAATATTTTATCGTGCAACATTGCATAAATTTCGGCAGCTACACCTCCAAATAAAGGAGCAGTTACCACCATTTCATTACTGATACCAGTAAGTGTCTCTATATAAGCCGGGATTTCCTGACCGGGATTAATCAGTGTTTCATAAGCTTCTACAACCTCCCGCCCATCATGTACCAGGATAGAAATTTCCGTAATGCCATTCCCGGAAGCAAAACCACCAGTGGTTTCAATATCTACTACTGCATACAACATTAACAATTGACTTTACATGGTTAAACAGTTCAAATATGCTAATAATTTTAGTAACAAAATTAAAATAATTGATTTGTTAACTATTTTTGAGTAGATTTTTTATATGTGGCATGCAAATGGTAAATAGATAGATAACAAAAGAAATGATAAATGTCTAAAAAAATATTAGCGGTAGATGATGATCGTGAGATAGTTGAAGTAATCAAGATCATACTTGAGGATGAAGGATACGAAGTTTCTACGTTAACAAATGGAAAAAATGTATTAAATGTAATTACTTCTTTAAGACCTGATCTCATTCTTTTAGATGTTATGCTGGGAGGAATGGATGGCAGAGAAATTTGCAGGACCATAAAATCTCACGCAATTTTTAAGTACATTCCTATCGTTATGATATCTGCAAGCCATAATTTACAAAATCTGTTAAAGATGCCAGGCTCACCAAACGATTTTCTTTCGAAACCTTTTGACATCGATAACCTGGTAAAAAAAGTTAAAGCACAACTGGCAGTTTAATCCTAAAGTGTACTAATTAATATAATAATGCAATTAAATTGTATAGGATAGTAATCGGCATCCTCAGGAAGTTTCAATCTTAATCGGATTACTCAAAATCTTATGTATCGGACACTTATCTGCTATTACCAATAGTCTTTTCCGTTCATCTTCGGTTAAATCGCCTGTAAAGATTATTTTTCTACTTATCGTAGTTTCCTTATTCATTTCTTCTTCTTTACATATAGCAAGCTCAATTTTGATATGATCAAGCTTTAAGTTCTTCCTATCCGCATACATCCTGATCGTAATTGCAGTGCAGCTCCCTAAACTTGCCAGTAATAAAGCTGCCGGGGCCATTCCTTCATCTGTTCCCCCTAGATCCTCAGGTTCATCTGAATAGATGAAGTGTCCGCCCGAGTAAACCTTAGTTTTGTAATGGGATCTGTCTAATTCCGTAATTGCTGTAATTTGATTACCTGTCATCTGCTTTTATTTAAAAATATAATTGAGATTAATATAAGGAAAAAGGATTACCAATTGTTTTTTCAATAGCTTCCTTTGCAATAAATACACAAAAAATCGGATGATTATAAAACCATTACCAGTAAAGGATGTTTTTATAGCACATCAAAACTTATGAAAATGGAAAACAATTCAGTAAACGCAGAAATTTTAAACGACCTTATTCAAATCAGTAACGACAGGGTTGAAGGCTATCAGAAAGCAATAGAAGAGTTGCACGTAGAGGACGCAGATCTTAAATCCCTATTTGTTGAAATGGTAAGGCAAAGTCACAGGCACAAAGCAGCATTGGTAAAAGAGGTTCAGGTATTGGGAAAAGAACCTGAAAGTGGAACTACTACTTCAGGAAAAATTTACCGCACCTGGATGGACATTAAGGCAATTTTCACCGGACATGACCGGGAAACGGTATTAAACAATTGTGAATTCGGCGAAGATGCCGCCCAAAAAGCCTATAAAATGGCACTTGAAGAAGATGGGCTATCTGCCAATCTCAGGTCATTAATTTCAGATCAGAAAACGGAACTGAAAACATCACATGATCAGATAAAATCGCTTAGAGACAAGGTCTCTTAAATAAAATTAATGAAAAAAGGCCAGATAACCTTTTTTCATTAATTTTTAGAAACATTAATTATGCCCTCAAGTGTAATCCATCATTTTAGTTATGATCCGGATGCAAAAGCTTTAAAAATAACTTTTGTATCGGGCATAAGATATAAATACAAAAATGTGCCAGAGGAAGTTTTCAATATGCTTAAGGCTGCTGGTTCAAAGGGAAGATATTTTAATTATTTTATCAAGGGAAAGTTTAAGTACAATAAAATGAAACATTCCTGATTCATTTTCATTCAGCTTCTCTTTTTACGTACGTTTTATTTCCGTTCTTATTGATATAATATTTTCCTCCACGCGGACCGGTTAAAATTTGCTCACCATTAGGTCCTTTTAAACTTCTGTCTACAGTTGGCTTATAATCCTTAGCATTGGTAACCGCAGTTGTAGTTGTTTTTTTAACCGTAGCAGCTTCTTTTTTTGCTGCTGCTACAGGAGCTTCAGCCTTCTCTTTATTAGCCGTATAACGTTTATCAGGAGTACCATCTTTTTTCATACCAGGTACCGTTGCAGCTTCTTTGGCTACAGCTTTCTTGGTTGTCGTTTTTACTTCTTTCGCCGCTGCAGCACTATTTGTATACCTTTTATCAGGTGTACCATCTTTTTTTAGCTTTACAGCTGTTGCTTTCTGTTTATCTTCGGCTTTTTTTGCATCTGCCTTAACTTTGGCAGCTTCTTTTTTTGCATCGGCCTTAGCCTTGGCAGTTTCCGTTTTAGCGCTGGTAACTGCAGCAGTTTGTGCCATACTTAAGCTTACACAGAAGCTTAAAACAGCAATTAGTGAAAGTAATTTTTTCATAGTGTTCTTTTAAAATTGTCTGATTCAATTTATTAAACCGTTACCACATCAGGTAATATTATACAATTTAGCATATTGTAACGAGTTTATAAAAAAAACATTCAATTACTTAACAACTGATAATTAACAGCTTACATCCTAAACCGTAACGAAACAGATCTTCCCAGAGCCTGGGCCAGTTCAGGTTCTACCATAAAAGCCCCTGCATTCTGCACCCATACATTCTTTTCATCTTTAACTAAAATAATATCATGACCATTAAAGCCTATATGCAATTCAGTTGTAGCTTTAGTTATTGCAGAACTATTTAATATTTCATATACATAGTCTGTGTCTTTATACGTAATGCGCATCGGCAGCCCCATAATTTTCTTTTCCTCGGTGTAAAGATAAATTAAAAAAACAGATATTGTCAGGGAAACAGTCTGGCTTGGTAGACTTCAGCTGTCCGTCCCCCTGAATGTCCGAAATTAGAAAGAGAAAGTCCCAGTAGCCTTACACTTCTTGAGGTAAAATCGATACCTGCCAGTAAAGATCTGGCAATATCCAGGATGACATCAAGCTCACTTATCCCATCAGCAGATGATTTACTTCTCGTTATTTGTTTAAAATCACTAAACTTAACCTTCAGGGTTACCGTTCTTCCTGCCAGGCCATATTGTTTCATCCGCTTAAATACAACGTTTGCAATCTTTTCTATTTCAGGGTTCATCTCTTCAAATCTTGTCAGATCATAGGAAAAGGTATCTTCGGCACTGATAGATTTTGTTTCCTGATTCGGCTCCACAGGTCTGTTATCTATACCTCTAACTATATTATAAAAAAACCTGCCACTCTTTCCAAATAAATTGATCAGTTCAGTTTCAGTTAATTTTTTCAGGTCTGCACCTTTATGTAAACCACGTAACTTCATTTTTCCTGCTGTAACCTTGCCAACACCATGAAATTTTTCAACCGGCAATTGCGCTATAAACCTTTCAATTCCTGATGGCCCTACAAAAGTTAATCCATCCGGCTTATTCATACCTGATGCTATTTTGGATACAAACTTGTTTATTGAAATCCCTGCTGAAGCAGTTAATTTAAGCTCATCTTGTATGGCCTGCTTAATTTGCCTTGCAATATCAATTGCTGAACCTATGCCAAGTTTATCATTCGTTACATCCAGATAAGCTTCGTCTAACGACAAAGGTTCTATCAAATCTGTATAACGCTGAAAGATTGCCCTGATCTGTTTAGATACCGCCTTGTAAACTGCAAAACGGGGATATACAAAAATTAGATGAGGGCACAATTTCAATGCCTGTTTGGAAGGCATTGCAGAGTGTACACCAAATTTTCTCGCCTCATAACTTGCAGTTGCCACAACCCCACCCCTACCTTCAGGAGAACCACCCACGGCAATGGCCTTCCCCATAAGTTCAGGATGATCCCTCTGTTCAACTGAAGCATAGAATGAATCCATATCAATATGAATGATTTTGCGCATAAAACAATATTAAACAAAAAAGGCCTGCAGCATAGCAGGCCTTTCCATAACAATCAAAGAATATTACTTGGCATTCTTTTTCTCAGTTACTTCAGCACGGATTTCTTGTGCAAGACCTTTTAAATCCTGCATTGCTTTACGTACCCTGGTACCAGCGGCACCATTACCTGAATTATAAAATTTGTCTGCATCAGCCTCTACGCCAGCGATTAATTGTTTAAGCTTTGAAAATTTTTCCATGTTTTTCTTTCGTTTAAGATTTTAAAATATATGATATAACGCTCTAAAGTTAATAATTATTGGATTTCTCCCAAATGAATATTTATGAACATCATTTTTTGTTTAAACATTCCTTGAAAAATAATCGTTCAGCATCACACCACAATTTAAACCCAGTGTTTTATGCGCTTTGTCTTTGAGCTGTCTGATTCGTTCTTTACTAAGTTTTAAAATCTTCTGCATATCCTCAATTGCAGTTTGCGGATATCCGTTCAGTCCATAAAATAATATAATGATCTTTTGTTCCCTTTTTGATAAAATATCCAATGCCCTGTTCAGATCCGTTGACAGGGATGCGGCCAATGTAAAATGATCGGTTTGATGTGTAGCTTCGTCTGCAATTACTTCCATTAATGTACTTCCTGATTCTTCCTTAATTACATCATCTAACGAATAAGTAAAAGCGGCATTAGCCGTATAATCCATTACTTTGTCCACTGTAAATCCCGTATAAACTGCCAGTTCTTCAACTGTAGGCATTCTCTCTAGCTGTTGCTCCAGTTTTAATACAGCCTGATTAAGCCTGCTTATCCCCAGCAGCTGATTGCCAGGTAACCGGATCAGACGTCGCTGTTCGGCAATGGCCTGCAAAATTGCCTGACGGACCCACCATACGGCGAAAGTGATAAACTTAAAACCTCTGGTTGCATCAAAGCGATGTGCAGCTTTAATCAGTCCGATATTG comes from the Pedobacter heparinus DSM 2366 genome and includes:
- a CDS encoding LuxR C-terminal-related transcriptional regulator — encoded protein: MKAEIQTLHNVWAAHRSINVTDGHQISFNELTNSIVSTGPISFFIIDFYDMSISHVSDSVYEIYDLNPGSITINDILCLLHPDDIKFVIKAEEFLTTFFVNKVGRDKLMSYKINYNYRVRLKNGNYVLFNHQALMLTLDETGGYGKSLIINTRIDHLGHTPNYKISLIGLHGEPSFMNLSIDENTEVPISFSKREIDIIKNISKGLNSGEIANKLFIAESTVKQHRKNILTKAECKNTAQLVKTCILHGLI
- a CDS encoding exonuclease domain-containing protein, which translates into the protein MLYAVVDIETTGGFASGNGITEISILVHDGREVVEAYETLINPGQEIPAYIETLTGISNEMVVTAPLFGGVAAEIYAMLHDKIFVAHNVNFDFSFIKHHLSLSGYDLRCKKLCTVRLSRKLFPGYSSYSLGKLCNALNIAIHDRHRAGGDARATAELLTLLLKTDLEGIIVQTLSRASKEQVLPPHLSRTQIDKLPQVPGVYYFRDQKGIVVYVGKAKNILKRVCSHFTGNNSGKQRQEFLKNIHSIDFEICGTELMAFILEAAEIKRLWPENNRALKRYEQKYGLYVFEDQKGYMRLGIDTYKKRVPVLYSFNSLVEGHNLLRRLIKEHKLCEKLCFIQKNRDACTGHNEGKCSGACLGIESAASYNVRVKYAIEYLSSILPTFAVIDKGRTEEEQSCLLVEQGKFYGMGYISYHTDIAGPEMLKSVLQPYPSDDYILNLISSHTTQFPQKKIAI
- a CDS encoding OsmC family protein translates to MTGNQITAITELDRSHYKTKVYSGGHFIYSDEPEDLGGTDEGMAPAALLLASLGSCTAITIRMYADRKNLKLDHIKIELAICKEEEMNKETTISRKIIFTGDLTEDERKRLLVIADKCPIHKILSNPIKIETS
- a CDS encoding response regulator encodes the protein MSKKILAVDDDREIVEVIKIILEDEGYEVSTLTNGKNVLNVITSLRPDLILLDVMLGGMDGREICRTIKSHAIFKYIPIVMISASHNLQNLLKMPGSPNDFLSKPFDIDNLVKKVKAQLAV
- the dinB gene encoding DNA polymerase IV; amino-acid sequence: MRKIIHIDMDSFYASVEQRDHPELMGKAIAVGGSPEGRGGVVATASYEARKFGVHSAMPSKQALKLCPHLIFVYPRFAVYKAVSKQIRAIFQRYTDLIEPLSLDEAYLDVTNDKLGIGSAIDIARQIKQAIQDELKLTASAGISINKFVSKIASGMNKPDGLTFVGPSGIERFIAQLPVEKFHGVGKVTAGKMKLRGLHKGADLKKLTETELINLFGKSGRFFYNIVRGIDNRPVEPNQETKSISAEDTFSYDLTRFEEMNPEIEKIANVVFKRMKQYGLAGRTVTLKVKFSDFKQITRSKSSADGISELDVILDIARSLLAGIDFTSRSVRLLGLSLSNFGHSGGRTAEVYQARLFP
- a CDS encoding KTSC domain-containing protein, whose product is MPSSVIHHFSYDPDAKALKITFVSGIRYKYKNVPEEVFNMLKAAGSKGRYFNYFIKGKFKYNKMKHS
- a CDS encoding RagB/SusD family nutrient uptake outer membrane protein, which encodes MKKGNTYITIAFLVIFTLSGCNKFLELDPESSWKEETFYASKEEANLALSGIYSQLSKEDLYGYKFNVTLEAGTDETYTNDPSPNWNAAKYAYTSSSDEIKNAWLKFYTCIQLVNQFEKNLKKELFATEQYNNLLAKARFMRAFSYYNLASWFGPVPLRLTPSTSQEDNNVPPSPALDVYKQAEQDYLFAAEHLEHANSPSYIPGEPNKMAAHGLLARLYLKMGGYQPYLSPSDANCYFENPQQYFEKAKAQCEIIINDGWHRIVPYATDSKSYRTHFLTYLQDKYDLKESLFEISFGNLYSMGIAVSGRLGNINGVEFVGTSTIPRGFANINVALPVYDAYSMGDARREWSIAGYRNKYSTSTQLYTMNYMFNNPLHFEYGIGKFRRWEPANLEELKTKVSVTNANYTILNNTTGSDTDPNYTSINFPILRYSDVLLMHAEAIIGGRFGTNAANSAAVNSLNVVRERAGLEPYTGSLNHTDFFNELVDERLRELCFEGLRKQDLIRWNLLEDKLKATNQKIKNNPLFLANDQYHQTYLEPGNNFNRTKHLLLPYPLQETLINTKLKQRLGW
- a CDS encoding ferritin-like domain-containing protein, yielding MENNSVNAEILNDLIQISNDRVEGYQKAIEELHVEDADLKSLFVEMVRQSHRHKAALVKEVQVLGKEPESGTTTSGKIYRTWMDIKAIFTGHDRETVLNNCEFGEDAAQKAYKMALEEDGLSANLRSLISDQKTELKTSHDQIKSLRDKVS
- a CDS encoding heparinase II/III domain-containing protein, with translation MKVKDILKILFVSLALIYCVQVKAQNAGIIPSYNYSQITEHPRLLLVKGEENALKASIQRNPEFKIVDTYIRQVADQLLSEKPLVFKKDGKRLLAVSRKALTRLYYLSYSYRISKDIKYLNRAETELNAICDFESWNPSHFLDVGEMCMAVSLAYDWLYSDLKESTKKNVRKAILEKAFAPSYVKEDAWFLERNNNWNSVCNAGLVYGALAILEDEKEQSVAIIERALKSNVLPLQAYAPDGNYPEGPGYWNYGTSFQVMLFAALESAFGSDKGLSKAPGFMASAHYMAFSSGPSGNYFNYYDCGREITSCSSMFWFANKLNDPSLIFPEIALINNGVYTRADQSDIERILPNVLIFGRDLTLSKVKLPSKQIFTGHGITPVAIVRTNWESGAGKFLGIKGGSAADGHAHMDQGTFVYDVGRLRWAMDFGMQSYITMESKGVDLWNMAQNSQRWDIFRYNNLNHNTLSINNQRHNVSGRAEIIEAFENKNELGAKLDLKSVLNFNDELKTATRKASIIDDSYLKIEDFVETNAKPVDLRWNMVTPALAQIVDKNTIKLSQQGKTMFLKFNADVPFKLVIRPSENPSQYKCEFGDYKYGDYNQQNKGTVMLGFDSKIPANKAARFTVTLVEGKPDMLLKKNTIILDAPDPNTASYGSNVFYDVSPIGVSSTGELYPIETPDWNIYGHVDVKNLFDKVFKFRIDAKRITAAGIVNTGIDRSLNGQLGVRGGESTGIDKNEGYLLSLDLRDLATSVTIELTKIGFTYLDASESCTLVNRQNPGKMMVFTGNDSKKIEEVKITSVHKRQFVDVSSLGISFKGGSDNPEFLSFFNTGDKGNFRVSGFEFIVK